From a region of the Actinopolymorpha singaporensis genome:
- a CDS encoding squalene/phytoene synthase family protein, whose translation MNVDQAYRECAAITRREARDFSYGIALLPGPKRRALSAVCAMARRVDDIGDGDLPVAEKLRRLAVVRTQVERLLDGAPPDPGESASDPVTVALADAAQRFPIRLGAFLELLDGCEDDVRGMRYKTFEDLVAYCRKVGGSVGRLAVGVFDPRSYAEAEPPAETLGVAVQLTCTIRDLYDDRLRGRIYLPASDLEDYACTLELREPGEPRAGADEGLLDPDSFADLVRFEANRTRAWYLRGLTLLPLLDRRSRSCTAAIAGVHLRLLDRISADPDLLRNQRLASPTGAKLAAAARALTRGDA comes from the coding sequence ATGAACGTCGACCAGGCCTACCGCGAATGTGCGGCGATCACCCGCCGGGAGGCACGGGACTTCTCGTACGGCATCGCGCTGCTTCCCGGGCCGAAGCGGCGCGCCCTGTCGGCGGTGTGCGCCATGGCCCGCCGCGTGGACGACATCGGCGACGGTGACCTGCCGGTGGCCGAGAAGCTGCGGCGGCTGGCGGTGGTGCGTACCCAGGTCGAACGACTGCTGGACGGCGCGCCACCCGATCCCGGTGAGTCCGCGTCCGACCCGGTGACGGTCGCGCTGGCCGACGCCGCGCAACGGTTCCCGATCCGGCTGGGCGCCTTCCTGGAACTCCTCGACGGGTGCGAGGACGACGTCCGGGGAATGCGGTACAAGACCTTCGAGGACCTGGTGGCCTACTGCCGGAAGGTCGGTGGCTCGGTGGGCCGGTTGGCGGTCGGCGTGTTCGACCCGCGGTCGTACGCCGAGGCCGAGCCGCCGGCGGAGACCCTCGGCGTCGCGGTGCAGCTCACCTGCACCATCCGCGACCTGTACGACGACCGGCTGCGCGGCCGGATCTACCTTCCGGCGTCCGACCTGGAGGACTACGCCTGCACCCTCGAGCTCCGCGAGCCAGGCGAGCCGCGGGCCGGCGCCGACGAGGGCCTGCTCGACCCGGACAGCTTCGCCGACCTGGTGCGGTTCGAGGCGAACCGCACGCGGGCGTGGTACCTCCGCGGCCTCACCCTGCTGCCGCTGCTGGACCGCCGCAGCCGGTCGTGTACGGCGGCGATCGCGGGCGTCCACCTGCGGCTGCTCGACCGGATCAGCGCCGACCCCGATCTCCTCCGCAACCAGCGCCTGGCGTCACCGACCGGGGCGAAGCTCGCGGCGGCGGCGCGGGCGCTGACCCGAGGTGACGCATGA
- the hpnC gene encoding squalene synthase HpnC, which translates to MSDRPDSLHSADGPAMARFGLGGAGNAADPWSKAAENFPVALRVLPVRIRQDLEAVYRYARHVDDIGDVAPADRSGVLDRLAGIEADVRALYHGDRVNDPVVADLASLVARQRVPADPLLRLVEANRRDQRVHRYETFADLLDYCHYSADPVGELVLLVFGRATAERVRRSNQICTALQLLEHWQDVGEDYRRGRIYLPQEDLRAFSVAEEELGRPRASEALRALIAFETARARNLLEAGAPLLGTLPGWARVSVAGYVAGGRATCSALRRAGYDPLHRVPRPTSPVIAGAWLRSMLGSRRTPAGRRG; encoded by the coding sequence ATGTCCGACAGACCGGACAGCCTGCACAGCGCGGACGGGCCCGCGATGGCCCGGTTCGGGCTCGGCGGGGCCGGCAACGCCGCCGATCCGTGGTCGAAGGCGGCGGAGAACTTCCCGGTCGCGCTGCGGGTGCTGCCCGTACGCATCCGGCAGGACCTGGAGGCGGTCTACCGCTACGCCCGGCACGTCGACGACATCGGGGACGTGGCGCCCGCCGACCGGTCGGGCGTCCTCGACCGGCTGGCCGGCATCGAGGCGGACGTCCGCGCGCTCTACCACGGCGACCGGGTGAACGACCCCGTTGTCGCCGACCTGGCCTCGCTGGTGGCCAGGCAGCGGGTGCCCGCCGATCCGCTGCTGCGGCTGGTCGAGGCCAACCGGCGCGACCAGCGGGTCCACCGGTACGAAACGTTCGCGGACCTGCTCGACTACTGCCACTACTCCGCGGACCCCGTGGGCGAACTCGTCCTGCTCGTCTTCGGCCGGGCCACCGCCGAGCGCGTCCGCCGTTCGAACCAGATCTGCACGGCACTTCAGTTGCTGGAGCACTGGCAGGACGTGGGCGAGGACTACCGCCGGGGCCGGATCTACCTGCCGCAGGAAGACCTGCGGGCGTTCTCCGTCGCGGAGGAGGAACTCGGCCGGCCCCGGGCGAGCGAGGCGCTGCGGGCGCTGATCGCCTTCGAGACCGCCCGGGCGCGGAACCTGCTGGAGGCGGGTGCGCCGCTGCTGGGCACTCTGCCGGGCTGGGCGCGGGTGAGTGTCGCGGGCTACGTCGCGGGTGGGCGGGCCACCTGTTCGGCACTTCGCCGCGCCGGGTACGACCCGCTGCACCGGGTGCCGCGGCCCACATCGCCGGTGATCGCCGGGGCCTGGTTGCGGAGCATGCTCGGTTCGCGGCGTACTCCTGCCGGTCGCCGGGGATGA
- the murJ gene encoding murein biosynthesis integral membrane protein MurJ: MSGGRRAAVVRSSALLVGLTAVSQVLGFARDAVMAGVYGATAAVDAFLVSQGVMNVVLGLVSGAMARSLVPPVARAVEEKRPKEGQRTVQVALTVTMAVLLVASAVMFVLADAVVDLLAPGFDPHTEHLAVTTTRIVLVATVFVSGTNLLAGAAQAHGRFFWAGVQGVPFNLVMIAGMVAFGARYGAAALAGGFVVGSAARLAAQLPAVRGIGLRLRPSLHVRDPGFREMMRMVPPLLVGSAIVNVNTTVDRAVGSAQGAGTISSLSYGWRVVTLAEVVLVTAFATALFPAFSALGRPERRGELRRATGRVLGVVLVVIAPVVVVLAVAAEPIVVLLFGRGSFDERAVHLTTLAVSTYALALLGLAVREVVARASLAVGDSRAPVLTALGAMGVNVVGDLTLGVRYGVTGLAASTSASVLLAATWLSVLTARRHRALALAPMARTVLAVAVAAAVSAVAGVAVSRRLPVEGGREALVSLAVTGACCLLTYAVVLVPTRVSALADLRAALQDLTSRRR, encoded by the coding sequence CTGAGTGGGGGCAGGCGGGCCGCGGTCGTCCGCTCCTCCGCGCTGCTCGTCGGGCTCACCGCCGTCAGTCAGGTGCTCGGCTTCGCCCGGGACGCGGTGATGGCCGGGGTGTACGGCGCGACCGCCGCCGTGGACGCGTTCCTCGTCTCCCAGGGCGTGATGAACGTCGTGCTCGGGCTGGTCTCCGGGGCCATGGCCAGGTCGCTGGTGCCTCCGGTGGCGCGGGCGGTCGAGGAGAAGCGCCCGAAGGAAGGGCAACGCACTGTCCAGGTCGCCTTGACAGTGACGATGGCCGTTCTGCTGGTGGCGTCCGCGGTGATGTTCGTCCTCGCCGACGCGGTGGTCGACTTACTGGCGCCCGGCTTCGACCCGCACACCGAGCACCTGGCCGTCACCACGACCCGCATCGTCCTGGTCGCGACGGTGTTCGTCTCCGGAACCAACCTCCTGGCCGGTGCCGCCCAGGCACACGGCCGGTTCTTCTGGGCCGGTGTGCAGGGCGTGCCCTTCAACCTGGTGATGATCGCCGGGATGGTCGCCTTCGGCGCGAGGTACGGCGCGGCCGCGTTGGCCGGGGGCTTCGTCGTCGGGTCGGCCGCCCGCCTCGCCGCCCAGCTTCCGGCGGTGCGCGGCATCGGCCTGCGGCTGCGGCCCTCGCTGCACGTCCGTGACCCCGGTTTCCGGGAGATGATGCGGATGGTGCCGCCGCTGCTGGTGGGCAGCGCCATCGTGAACGTCAACACGACGGTCGACCGCGCGGTCGGCTCGGCCCAGGGCGCCGGCACGATCTCCTCGCTCAGCTACGGCTGGCGGGTGGTCACGCTGGCCGAGGTCGTCCTGGTGACGGCGTTCGCCACCGCGTTGTTCCCCGCGTTCAGCGCACTCGGCCGACCGGAGCGCCGGGGAGAGCTTCGCCGTGCCACCGGGCGGGTCCTCGGCGTGGTGCTGGTGGTGATCGCCCCCGTGGTAGTGGTGCTCGCGGTGGCGGCCGAACCGATCGTGGTGCTGCTGTTCGGACGGGGCAGCTTCGACGAGCGGGCCGTCCACCTGACCACGCTGGCGGTGTCGACGTACGCGCTCGCGCTGCTCGGGCTCGCGGTGCGCGAGGTGGTGGCCCGGGCCAGCCTTGCGGTCGGCGACAGCCGCGCTCCGGTGCTCACCGCGCTGGGCGCGATGGGCGTGAACGTCGTGGGCGACCTGACCCTCGGTGTGCGGTACGGCGTCACCGGGCTGGCGGCGTCCACGTCGGCGTCGGTGCTGCTGGCCGCGACCTGGCTCAGCGTGCTGACCGCCCGGCGGCACCGCGCCCTGGCGCTGGCGCCGATGGCCCGCACCGTCCTCGCGGTCGCGGTGGCCGCGGCGGTGTCGGCGGTGGCGGGCGTCGCGGTCTCGCGCCGGCTGCCGGTCGAGGGTGGCCGGGAGGCGCTGGTCTCCCTCGCGGTGACCGGTGCCTGTTGCCTGCTGACGTACGCCGTGGTGCTCGTACCAACCCGGGTGTCCGCTCTGGCCGATCTGCGCGCGGCCCTGCAGGACCTGACCAGCAGGCGCCGCTGA
- a CDS encoding sensor histidine kinase: protein MTVSTGGYSPHQLVRVPRAARIRVLGWLVALCAVVMAAAGGAVMAIGHARTTAEVDADLSRDVRQLVNSRTVRIDPGNGQAVTPTRRDFSAAFAAHPPRPDEAYFGFVDGRLLARSAGSDLAAPDTFSGVLAVARTTAQVTARATADGAEPGEVAVADDLRVLGTSVPGAADPRAVLVVARDTTRVDAGLYAEFRTYALVALAGLVLLALAGFAATGRILTRLRLPARATTGQPLAFAPLTLHRQVLDDAGHELRTPITIMRGHLELLDPNDRAEVAATRELVLDELDRMARLVEDLATLATADRPDFLRPAPVNVGVLVKEIAEKARTLGHRDWVVEASADTTVVADAQRLTQALLQLADNAVRHTAEGGTIALGSGVDESIRMARLWVRDTGPGVSEADRERIFGRFERAAEEEPGSGSGLGLAIVAAIAKAHGGRVVLHSTRGVGATFTVLIPLVGSGAEHAGERAGAHEPALNGDADRRAEVVEGATTDAARTPAAGHVRVIR, encoded by the coding sequence GTGACTGTGAGCACGGGCGGGTATTCACCGCACCAACTGGTGCGCGTACCGCGGGCAGCACGGATCCGCGTTCTCGGTTGGCTGGTGGCGTTGTGCGCCGTGGTGATGGCTGCTGCCGGCGGTGCCGTGATGGCGATCGGACACGCCCGGACGACCGCCGAAGTCGATGCCGACCTGAGTCGCGATGTCCGTCAACTCGTGAACTCGCGGACGGTTCGCATCGACCCCGGCAACGGGCAGGCAGTCACACCGACGCGCCGGGACTTCTCGGCCGCGTTCGCCGCCCACCCACCTCGACCGGACGAGGCGTACTTCGGGTTCGTCGACGGTCGGCTGCTCGCCCGGTCGGCCGGCAGCGACCTCGCGGCACCGGACACGTTCAGCGGTGTTCTGGCCGTCGCGCGGACAACGGCGCAGGTGACAGCGCGGGCAACTGCCGACGGCGCGGAGCCGGGGGAGGTGGCCGTCGCCGACGACCTGCGCGTGCTCGGCACATCGGTGCCGGGCGCAGCCGACCCTCGTGCCGTGCTCGTGGTGGCCCGCGACACCACCCGGGTCGATGCCGGCCTCTACGCGGAGTTCCGTACGTACGCCCTCGTGGCCCTGGCCGGGCTGGTGCTGCTCGCCCTGGCCGGCTTCGCGGCCACCGGCCGGATCCTCACCCGACTGCGCCTGCCTGCACGCGCCACCACCGGGCAGCCGCTCGCCTTCGCACCGCTCACGCTGCACCGGCAGGTCCTCGACGACGCGGGGCACGAACTGCGTACGCCGATCACCATCATGCGCGGGCACCTCGAGCTCCTGGACCCGAACGACCGGGCAGAGGTCGCCGCGACCCGCGAACTGGTGCTCGACGAACTCGACCGGATGGCCCGGCTCGTCGAGGACCTGGCGACCCTGGCCACCGCCGACCGGCCGGACTTCCTGCGACCCGCTCCGGTGAACGTCGGTGTACTGGTGAAGGAGATCGCGGAGAAGGCCCGGACCCTCGGGCACCGCGACTGGGTGGTGGAAGCCAGCGCCGACACCACCGTGGTCGCCGACGCCCAGCGGCTGACCCAGGCCCTGCTGCAGCTCGCCGACAACGCCGTACGCCACACCGCCGAGGGCGGCACCATCGCCCTCGGCTCCGGTGTCGACGAGAGCATCCGGATGGCCAGGCTGTGGGTTCGCGACACCGGCCCGGGAGTGAGCGAGGCCGACCGGGAACGCATCTTCGGCCGGTTCGAACGCGCCGCCGAGGAGGAGCCGGGGTCCGGCTCGGGACTGGGCCTCGCGATCGTGGCCGCGATCGCGAAGGCGCACGGCGGCCGGGTCGTGCTGCACTCCACGCGCGGTGTCGGCGCGACGTTCACCGTGCTGATCCCGCTGGTCGGCAGCGGCGCAGAGCACGCCGGCGAGCGCGCCGGCGCACACGAGCCCGCGCTCAACGGTGACGCCGACAGGCGTGCCGAGGTGGTCGAGGGGGCCACCACCGACGCGGCGCGGACGCCGGCCGCCGGACACGTGCGAGTGATCCGCTGA
- a CDS encoding response regulator transcription factor, which yields MTHILIAEDEQGISALIEKGLRGNGLDTTTVTDGDSALRHAATGEYDLMVLDLGLPGKDGFTVLRRLREARNAIPVVILTARTSVADTVAGLQGGADDYMSKPFRFEELLARIRLRLNAVPRPPVTVVRHGEFSLDLRTRRAVVGDRAVDLTTREFLLAEMFLRHPGQVLSRKQLLSHVWGYDFDPGSNVVDVYVRYLRRKLGSDRIQTVRGQGYRLVGENVVVGSHG from the coding sequence ATGACCCACATCCTCATCGCCGAGGACGAGCAGGGCATCTCGGCGCTGATCGAGAAGGGCCTGCGGGGCAACGGGCTGGACACCACCACCGTCACCGACGGGGACTCCGCGCTGCGTCACGCCGCGACCGGCGAATACGACCTGATGGTGCTCGACCTCGGTCTGCCGGGCAAGGACGGCTTCACGGTTCTCAGGCGACTGAGGGAGGCACGCAACGCCATCCCCGTGGTGATTCTGACCGCGCGCACGTCGGTCGCCGACACCGTCGCCGGCCTGCAGGGCGGGGCCGACGACTACATGAGCAAGCCGTTCCGGTTCGAGGAACTGCTGGCCCGGATTCGCCTTCGCCTGAACGCGGTTCCGCGCCCGCCGGTCACGGTGGTACGCCACGGCGAGTTCTCGCTGGACCTGCGCACCAGGCGTGCCGTGGTCGGTGACCGGGCGGTCGACCTGACCACCCGCGAATTCCTGCTCGCGGAAATGTTCCTCCGGCATCCCGGCCAGGTGCTGTCCCGGAAACAGCTGCTGTCCCACGTCTGGGGATACGACTTCGACCCCGGATCCAACGTGGTCGACGTCTACGTGCGGTACCTCCGCCGCAAACTCGGCTCGGACCGCATCCAGACGGTACGCGGTCAGGGATACCGGCTCGTCGGCGAGAACGTCGTGGTCGGGTCCCACGGCTGA
- a CDS encoding GAF and ANTAR domain-containing protein: MSRERRITEAFVELAGTAASQDDTAAFLRLFAQRCVDLVDAAGATVMLADEHGRLSLAATSSPAVRLAEVTGLRVGSGPGPEAHALGRPVACPDLDSPPERWEAFATAARAEGYASAHAWPLRDRDEVLGAVELCRTRTGPYDEPDAELAAALAHVAAISLLRARRQQRADVLTQQLQQALDSRLVIEQAKGVLAERRSLGIDQAFVLLRGHARRHQMRLATLAGQVLDGTADGSLLGHPDPRTSGKGPAPAESARAAGRSPAGRPHPTQPTRTQPSRTQPARPGPADLARMSPRRPGGQPRPDPPLTP, encoded by the coding sequence GTGTCCCGGGAGCGACGCATCACCGAGGCGTTCGTCGAGTTGGCCGGTACGGCCGCGAGCCAGGACGACACCGCCGCCTTCCTTCGGCTGTTCGCGCAACGATGTGTCGACCTGGTGGACGCGGCCGGCGCCACCGTGATGCTCGCCGACGAGCACGGCCGGCTCAGTCTCGCCGCCACCTCCTCACCGGCGGTCCGGCTCGCGGAGGTCACCGGCCTGCGCGTCGGCAGCGGGCCCGGGCCGGAGGCCCATGCGCTCGGCCGCCCCGTGGCCTGCCCCGATCTGGACTCACCGCCGGAACGCTGGGAGGCCTTCGCCACCGCCGCCCGCGCCGAGGGATACGCCTCCGCGCACGCGTGGCCCCTCCGCGACCGCGACGAGGTGCTCGGTGCGGTCGAGCTCTGTCGCACCCGGACCGGTCCGTACGACGAACCCGACGCCGAGCTCGCCGCGGCGCTGGCCCACGTCGCCGCGATCAGCCTTCTCCGCGCACGCCGGCAACAGCGCGCCGACGTCCTCACCCAGCAACTCCAGCAGGCGCTCGACAGCCGGCTGGTCATCGAGCAGGCCAAGGGGGTGCTCGCCGAACGCCGCAGCCTCGGCATCGACCAGGCTTTCGTCCTCTTGCGCGGCCATGCGCGCCGGCACCAGATGCGGCTTGCCACGCTGGCCGGCCAGGTCCTCGACGGCACCGCGGACGGCAGCCTCCTCGGCCACCCGGACCCGCGTACGAGCGGCAAGGGTCCGGCGCCGGCCGAGTCCGCACGGGCGGCCGGAAGGTCACCTGCCGGCCGGCCCCACCCGACGCAGCCGACGCGCACGCAGCCGTCGCGCACACAGCCGGCTCGCCCCGGACCCGCCGACCTGGCGAGGATGAGTCCCCGTCGGCCGGGCGGGCAGCCGCGCCCCGACCCGCCCCTGACGCCGTGA
- a CDS encoding ABC transporter substrate-binding protein, which yields MESSDRKFENVEEVLSYQLMNRRGALKAGLGAGAALLFGGGFLSGCSSSGGSYSGNGKKPEGANDEPAVGKANIPTPRNKTLVIGQVDYQVFNSFNLRIPNGNAAGNGFDTVGREYLFYLNLPTGELIPWLATGYEYNKDFTSLTFKFDPKAKWSDNKPFTSEDFKFTVLLMRDNPELLGGGGDLKDFVKDVATPDPHTAIMELSKPNPRLHYGFICTIASGFDVLPKHIWEGKDPTKFRDNPPVRTAPYVLDKAIASQKMFVWKLNPDYWNKDKFYPKVQYVIFQSTAQSQDAASQAFKRAEFDVGSLDEQHAKSLRSQGYPHLVTTPFHDPCPRALWLNCDPARGIIGDPRMHWVISYVIDRQKVGSTVWPVKTPTAQYPWADYDGNDKWEVASVAGKYKMEYDPAKAAELLDEMGAKKGPGGKRMWKGKPATIEVITPSGVDGAEFVIGQLIVGELKKLGVTANIRSYSGSVHSEKFERGQFDISSQWVCSVSWDPNQLYVGLQGKYAKKIGVNSVGRNQVRLNDPKLDELSQRLAVMNPESPQAKPLMQQALAEYYKRLPVIPVIQTAYPSYYNTTYWKGWPTGDDLYQVPNNWWGQFMFVIGKLQPTGKK from the coding sequence ATGGAGTCGTCGGACCGCAAGTTCGAGAACGTCGAAGAGGTGCTGAGCTATCAGCTCATGAACCGACGCGGCGCGCTGAAGGCCGGCCTCGGTGCCGGCGCCGCGCTGCTGTTCGGCGGCGGCTTCCTCAGCGGGTGTTCCAGCAGTGGGGGCAGCTACTCCGGCAATGGCAAGAAGCCGGAGGGCGCCAACGACGAGCCTGCGGTCGGCAAGGCGAACATCCCGACACCGCGGAACAAGACGCTCGTCATCGGCCAGGTCGACTACCAGGTCTTCAACAGCTTCAACCTGCGGATCCCTAACGGCAACGCGGCCGGCAACGGCTTCGACACCGTGGGGCGGGAGTACCTCTTCTACCTCAACCTGCCGACCGGTGAGCTGATCCCGTGGCTGGCGACCGGCTACGAGTACAACAAGGACTTCACCTCGCTCACCTTCAAGTTCGACCCGAAGGCGAAGTGGAGCGACAACAAGCCGTTCACCTCCGAGGACTTCAAGTTCACCGTCCTGCTGATGCGCGACAACCCCGAGCTCCTCGGCGGCGGCGGCGACCTCAAGGACTTCGTCAAGGACGTCGCCACCCCCGACCCGCACACCGCGATCATGGAGCTGTCCAAGCCGAACCCGCGGCTGCACTACGGCTTCATCTGCACGATCGCCAGTGGCTTCGACGTCCTGCCCAAGCACATCTGGGAAGGCAAGGACCCGACGAAGTTCCGCGACAACCCGCCCGTGCGCACCGCGCCGTACGTGCTGGACAAGGCCATCGCCAGCCAGAAGATGTTCGTCTGGAAGCTGAACCCCGACTACTGGAACAAGGACAAGTTCTACCCGAAGGTCCAGTACGTCATCTTCCAGTCGACCGCCCAGTCCCAGGACGCGGCCAGCCAGGCGTTCAAGAGGGCGGAGTTCGACGTCGGCTCGCTGGACGAGCAGCACGCGAAGTCGCTGCGCAGCCAGGGATACCCGCACCTCGTCACCACGCCGTTCCACGACCCGTGCCCGCGTGCGCTGTGGCTGAACTGCGACCCGGCCCGCGGCATCATCGGGGACCCGCGCATGCACTGGGTCATCTCCTACGTCATCGACCGGCAGAAGGTCGGCTCGACGGTGTGGCCGGTGAAGACGCCGACCGCGCAGTACCCCTGGGCCGACTACGACGGCAACGACAAGTGGGAGGTCGCGTCGGTCGCCGGCAAGTACAAGATGGAGTACGACCCGGCCAAGGCGGCCGAACTGCTGGACGAGATGGGCGCCAAGAAGGGCCCCGGCGGCAAGCGGATGTGGAAGGGCAAGCCGGCCACCATCGAGGTCATCACGCCGTCCGGTGTCGACGGCGCGGAGTTCGTCATCGGCCAGCTCATCGTCGGGGAGCTGAAGAAGCTCGGCGTCACCGCCAACATCCGCAGCTACAGCGGCTCGGTGCACAGCGAGAAGTTCGAGCGCGGCCAGTTCGACATCTCCTCACAGTGGGTGTGCAGCGTCTCCTGGGACCCCAACCAGCTCTACGTCGGCCTGCAGGGGAAGTACGCCAAGAAGATCGGCGTCAACTCGGTCGGGCGTAACCAGGTGCGGCTGAACGACCCCAAGCTGGACGAGCTGTCCCAGCGGCTCGCGGTGATGAACCCCGAGAGCCCGCAGGCCAAGCCGCTGATGCAGCAGGCGCTCGCGGAGTACTACAAGCGGCTGCCGGTGATCCCCGTCATCCAGACCGCCTACCCGTCGTACTACAACACGACCTACTGGAAGGGCTGGCCGACCGGCGACGACCTCTACCAGGTCCCGAACAACTGGTGGGGACAGTTCATGTTCGTGATCGGAAAGCTCCAGCCCACGGGGAAGAAGTGA
- a CDS encoding ABC transporter permease translates to MSSEVAVEPGRMRSWLAAHPLASYAVRRFGLYLVELWGAVTVAFFFFRLIPGDPIQTFIQTLQQNYVYNAAASAAVIERYRSEFGLDGNLFSQYLHYMYRVLFQQDLGPSLLNYPTPAQDVIMRALPWTVGLLGLSAVLAWVIGLLVGALAGWRRGKPGADLVTNVAIALSHVPYYFLALILTFIFAYQLAWLPARSAYNARLTPGLSPEFLFSLLKYGLLPSLSIVVIGVFSWLLSTRMLMVPVLGEDYLTYAQAKGLRPRKILTKYALRNCYLPQVTAFGISLGFIFNGNVLVEQLFNYPGLGATLVNAIQILDFNTILGVTNLAIFAVLTANLILDLLLPLLDPRVKYWR, encoded by the coding sequence GTGAGCTCGGAGGTCGCGGTCGAGCCGGGACGCATGCGGTCCTGGCTCGCCGCGCACCCCCTCGCGAGCTACGCCGTCCGCAGGTTCGGGCTCTACCTCGTCGAGCTGTGGGGCGCGGTGACGGTCGCGTTCTTCTTCTTCCGGCTGATCCCGGGCGACCCGATCCAGACGTTCATCCAGACGCTGCAGCAGAACTACGTCTACAACGCCGCGGCCAGCGCGGCCGTGATCGAGCGCTACCGCTCGGAATTCGGCCTGGACGGCAACCTCTTCTCGCAGTACCTGCACTACATGTACCGCGTGCTGTTCCAGCAGGACCTCGGCCCGTCGCTGCTCAACTACCCGACACCGGCCCAGGACGTCATCATGCGGGCGCTGCCGTGGACGGTCGGGCTGCTCGGGCTGTCCGCGGTGCTGGCCTGGGTGATCGGTCTGCTGGTCGGTGCGCTCGCCGGGTGGCGGCGGGGCAAGCCGGGCGCGGACCTGGTGACCAACGTGGCGATCGCGCTGTCGCACGTGCCGTACTACTTCCTGGCGCTCATCCTGACGTTCATCTTCGCCTACCAGCTGGCCTGGCTGCCGGCCCGCTCGGCGTACAACGCGCGGTTGACACCGGGACTCTCACCGGAGTTCTTGTTCAGTCTGCTGAAGTACGGCCTGCTGCCCAGCCTGTCGATCGTGGTGATCGGGGTGTTCAGCTGGTTGCTGTCGACCCGGATGCTGATGGTGCCGGTGCTGGGCGAGGACTACCTCACCTACGCCCAGGCGAAGGGGCTGCGGCCGCGGAAGATCCTCACGAAGTACGCGCTGCGCAACTGCTACCTGCCGCAGGTGACCGCGTTCGGAATCTCGCTGGGGTTCATCTTCAACGGCAACGTGCTGGTGGAGCAGCTGTTCAACTACCCGGGGCTGGGCGCGACGTTGGTGAACGCCATCCAGATCCTCGACTTCAACACGATCCTGGGTGTCACCAACCTGGCGATCTTCGCGGTCCTCACCGCCAACCTCATACTCGACCTGCTGCTCCCGCTGCTCGATCCGCGGGTCAAGTACTGGCGTTAG
- a CDS encoding ABC transporter permease, with protein sequence MKLVRGLGRVLTSNWKLTTGLALLLLLILTAVASPLISSAVGGGQDPVAIAAYEKWQVPSPDHWLGTDQFGRDVFAMTIGALAVSLKVGAIAGVISTIAGVLMAFVAGYKGGAVDGVLSTFTDMVLVVPSFPLLIALSAYTKNVGITQVALMLAVFSWPFAARTIRAHVLSLRARPYVELAKVTKFRDLEIIAYELLPNMLPYIGVGFASSALGAIFALVGLEVIGLGPGETIDLGKIIFSAIGTGALTLGAWPMFVAPIFLLTLLFAALNLCNIGLEEVYNPRLRGVAGA encoded by the coding sequence ATGAAACTGGTACGTGGCCTGGGGCGCGTGCTCACCAGCAACTGGAAGTTGACGACCGGCCTGGCGTTGCTGCTCCTGCTGATCCTCACCGCGGTGGCGAGTCCGCTGATCTCCTCCGCCGTGGGCGGCGGGCAGGACCCGGTGGCGATCGCGGCGTACGAGAAGTGGCAGGTGCCCTCGCCCGACCACTGGCTCGGCACCGACCAGTTCGGCCGGGACGTGTTCGCGATGACGATCGGCGCCCTCGCGGTGTCGCTGAAGGTCGGCGCGATCGCCGGGGTGATCTCCACGATCGCGGGTGTGCTGATGGCGTTCGTCGCGGGATACAAGGGCGGCGCGGTCGACGGGGTGCTGTCGACGTTCACCGACATGGTGCTGGTGGTGCCGAGCTTTCCGCTGCTGATCGCACTGTCGGCGTACACCAAGAACGTCGGCATCACGCAGGTGGCGCTGATGCTCGCGGTGTTCAGCTGGCCGTTCGCGGCCCGGACGATCCGCGCGCACGTGCTGAGCCTGCGGGCGCGGCCCTACGTCGAGCTCGCCAAGGTGACGAAGTTCCGCGACCTGGAGATCATCGCCTACGAGCTGTTGCCCAACATGCTTCCCTACATCGGGGTCGGCTTCGCCTCGTCCGCACTGGGCGCGATCTTCGCGCTGGTCGGCCTGGAGGTGATCGGGCTCGGCCCGGGCGAGACCATCGACCTGGGCAAGATCATCTTCAGTGCCATCGGGACCGGTGCGCTGACCCTCGGCGCGTGGCCGATGTTCGTCGCACCGATCTTCTTGCTGACCTTGTTGTTCGCGGCGCTGAACCTCTGCAACATCGGGCTGGAAGAGGTCTACAACCCGCGTCTGAGAGGAGTCGCCGGTGCCTAG